Part of the Actinomycetota bacterium genome is shown below.
GGCGTACTTGGCCACGAACACTGAGGCGTAGACGGCTTCTAGCATCTTGTCATCGGTCATGTCGCAGGGGAAACCGATAGTCGGGAATCCCAGCGCCCGGAAAGTCTTCTTGATGGCTGCGCGGCGGATCAGAGTCTGGTCGAGCAGTACATCGCCCAGCGAAGTGGATGACGGATCGAGCACAACCTCCTTAAAATCGCCGTCGAGGGCCTTCTGGCCGAGGTCAGCCAGAGTCTCGAGTGAATCAGCCTTGATGGCGAAGGGTACATCCAGCTCTTTGGCAACTGCGGTGACCGCATCGAAGTTGGACTCGTTAGCGGCGTAAAGCAGCGGCTTCTTGTCCTTGATCGGCTCTGCGGCGGCTTTCAGGGCGGCGGCGTCATCGTTGATCAGGATGATTGCTGCGCCCGCCTTTTCGTCAGCCTTAGCGGCCAGGGCTGCCAGCTTTCCTGCATCCGCTGCCCTGATGGCAGCGACACGCGGCCTCAGGTTCTGGCCGACATAGTTGAACTCGGTATTCTTGAGCTGCTCCAGAAGGCCGTCGACTGTTGCGTCGTCCATGTCTTCCGTGATCAGTACGCCCAGGCCTGGCATGTGCTCGAAGCGCTTCTCGTGCCGGTAGAGGACTGTCTCCTCACCGACCGTGACGGCCATGTCGCCGGCACCTACTGTGACTTTACGAACTGGAGGAGCTGAAGCCTCACCCAAGGCCGCCTTGGCCTCATCAGTGACATATGGGCACTGATCCAGCTCAGCCTTACCAGCAGCCAGCTGCATGGCAAAAGCCATACAGGTAGGAAATCCGCACTCCTTGCAGTTGGTCTTGGCCAACAACTTGAATATCTGCAAGCCACTAAGAGCCACAGCTCACTCTCCCTTCGAATTTGACAAAATATCTTATTCAATTCTGGGGGACACATTACTTAATTCATAATTAAGTAATGTGTCCCCCAGGTGTTCCAGCATTATTAGAACATCGGGTCCATCTCGAGAGCAGGATGCCCGACTGAGGTCAGGTATTCCAGCACCTCTGACTCCTCAACTCCGTTTTCTTCGGTGGCGATCTTGTCCACCAGGTCCGGTACGCCGGCACGCTCGCCAGCGGCCACCAGTATATCGCGCATCTCCTCCTTGAGCTCCTTGGGCATCCATACCAGGCGCTTGATGCCACCGTCGGCGGAGATGAACTTGGGCGAGCCCATGTAGTAGCGTGAATGGCCGAGGAAGCCAGGGCTCTGCACGCCGCCGCCGACCGAACCGGCCAGAGTCGAGAACTTCATTCCTGAAGGCGTGTCACCCTTGTACTCGCGATTGACGGTCATGATGCCGTTACACATGGGCAGGATGCAGCTGATGACTTCGAAACAGCCGCATGAAGTCATGGGGTTCTCCAGCATCGAGTAGGTGTTGAACGCCTCGACGGCGCCCTGCGAATGTTCCTTCACATATTCGTTGACGCCGCTCCACTGGCCGCGCTCTTCATCAACAGTGACACCCTTGGGTACCGGCTGGTTACCGCCGGTCGGGTTCATCTCGTAAGCAGCCTTGCCGTCGAGCCAGTTGTAGGAACCACAGAGGCCCGGGCGCTCCGGCGTGATCACGCAAACGTGCGTGGGCGCGAAGCTTTGGCAGAGGATACAGGAATAGAAGGTGTCGACACTCTCGTCGGTGAGGCTGCCAAGGCGGTCATCCCGCTCCTGGTAGGCGACCTGCGCCCGCTCGAGCAGTTTCTCGACATCTTCCTGCTTCGTATAGATGGTGACCTGCACCTTGTCCACCACTTCGCCGAAATCGGCGTGGTAGCGGGCATGGATGATCTTGCCCAGGTGCTCGAAGTTGAAGCCGGCGTCGTGGGCACGCTTGCTGATGCGCATCCAGATGGTGTCGCGCTGTCCCATGTGCAGGACGCCCTCGGCCTCGTTGAAGAAGGAGTGGCCCTGGCGCTCAAGGATCGGCTCGAAGTCCTTCTGCATCTTGCGGCCAGAGACTTCCACATGAACGGCGAAAGGAATAGTGGCGCCTTCCTCGACATCGTCGATTTCGGGCCCGACCACGGTGACTTTGCCATCTTCCACGTCGTCAGCGATCTCGGTGAACTCGCATCCGGCGGATTTCGGCCCGGCCAGCTCTACCCAGTACTCGCCCTTGCGGATGCGCTCGCCCTCGAATGCGGGGCTGTAAGAGACAGGAACCGGCACTTCGGTGACGACGACCTTCAGGCCTCGTACCTCTATCGCCCTGGCGACCATCTCGTCATGAGGGACGTTGCTGACCACGTGCTCATAGGTGCAGACACCAGTCGGCAGGATCTCCGGGATGTCAGTATCTGCGATCGTCGGGAAACCATACGAGATAGCGCCAGCGGCGGTCGCGTATTTCTTGTCAGATACCTCGTCCATAGCCAGCACAAAGGCAAAGACGCGATCCTTGTTGTACTTGAGGACGTTTCGGTAGTCACCGGCCTGGACACCGCCGAAGGCGAGCGCCGCGCGGGTGGCGAAACCGAGTGAGAAGATATGACCCGATACAAACGGGCTGAACGGAACCAGGCGGGTGTTCCAGCCCATCTCCACGCCGCCCTCGACCAGCTGGTCGGCGAAGCTGACGCCGGTGTTCTGGTTCTTGCCGGCGATGAAGACGTAGAGCATCTTCTCCTTGAGCTCCTGGGCGATCTTGACGGCGGTCTCGACATCCGGTGCCGCGCCGGTGATGGCGGCGAAGCCAGGCGCTGTGCCGTCGACGAACTCGACTCCGCGCTCACGCATGATTACGTCGTCAGCCGCGCCAAGCCAGAGGTTGTCAGCGGTTGGTGCGATAGTCTCCGTATAGAAACCAGGCTGCAGCAGGTACCGTAGCGATTCGATTATCTCCTGGGAGAATAGAGTTGCGATACCGGCGTCGAGAGCCGTTCCCAGATACGGAGTCCACAGCGACGCAGCCGGGCCTTCCGGCAGCAGCTCGCGGGCGTGGTCCATGACCTGCTCCATGTCCTTGATCTTCTCGATCTTGATGCCGGTAAGGCCATAGATGACCGGCAGGTAGTATCCTGTGTTGGGAAGCTCGATAGCCTGCTCTGGACCGAACTGGTCGATCGCCCGCTGCAATGCTTCCTCGGCCTCGCTAACCCACTGATGGGCGCCGGCGATTACTGATGTCGCAATAAGTTTGCTCATGCTCTCCTCCTACAACTCTCGCCGGGCGGCCATATCCAGCAGCACGCGCTCTTTTTCCTCGTTGATGCCGAGGGCTTCTCTTTTTTCCTGGATCTTGTTCAGCACCATCTCCAGGATCTTTTCCTTCTGGGGCTCGAAGACAAGCTGGCCTCCGACTTTCTCTTCCCAGCCGTTGGACATGATGTCCACGACTTCCTTACAGTCTTCAACGGGGTTGCGAACACCGAAGACTACATAGGCGCCGGAGGCAGCGGCATAGGTGCCGATGGCCAGGGCCTTCTCGCAGTAGTATTCGGGGCAGATGGCCGCGATCGGCAGGTCGGAGATGTCCTCGCCGAGCCCGCCTTCCTCAACCACATGGGAGAGGATGGTCATGATGCGCGAGTTGTCCACGCAACTTCCCAGGTGCAGCACCGGCGGCATCCCGACGGTCTCGCAGACCTCGCGCAGGCCGTCGCCCGCTTCTTCGAGTGTTTCCGGCGCCAGCAGACCGTACTTGGCTGACGCGTGCGCCGCGCAGCCGGTCTGGACGACCAGGATGTTGTTCTTGATCAGCTCGCGAACCAGGTAGATGATGCTCTCGTCCTGGGTGACCCGCGGATTGTTGCAGCCGACGATAGCCACCGCTCCCTGGATCTTGCCGTTCATGATGTTATCGTTCAGAGGCCGGAACGAAGCGCGATACTTGCCGCCCAGCATGTAGTTGATGTATTCGTGTGAGAAACCGGCAACCATGTCGCCGGTGAACTGCGGGATGGCGACTTCGCCGCGGTTGGCGTAGTTATCGATTCCCATCCTGACGATATCCTTGGCGATGTCGAGGGCATGCTCTTCCTCGAACTCGACGTGAGTCGCACCGGGGATCTTCGCCTTCGGCGAGGTCGTGATCAGCTTGGTATGGAACTTCTCAGCCAGCGGCTGCAGAGCCTGCAGCACGCACTGGACGTCGACGATCATGGCGTCCACGGCGCCAGTGATGATCGCCAGCTCCTGGTGCAGGAAGTTACCCGCGGGCGGGATGCCGTGCCGCTGCAGCACTTCGTTGGCGGTACAGCAGATGCCGGCGAGAGTGATACCCTTGGCGCCCTTGCTCTTCGCGTATTCGATGACTTCGGGGTCCTGGGCGGCGGCGACGATCATCTCCGAGAGCGTCGGCTCATGACCGTGGACGATTATGTTGACGTCTTCTTCCTTAAGTACGCCCAGGTTGGCCTGCGAGACGATCGGCTTCGGCGTACCGAAGAGGACGTCGGACAGGTCAGTGGCGAGCATGGCGCCGCCCCAGCCGTCGGCCAGGGAAGTGCGCATGCCCTGGTCCAGCAGGTGGTCGGCATCCTGATCGACGCCCACATGGGTGCGATGCATGCTCTCGACGACCTCACGGTCTACGCCGCGGGGCACGATCTTCAGCTTGCGCCAGATATCCTGGCGTTTCTGCGGCGCACGCGAGACGTAATCGAGTTCGTCATCGACCACACCGTTGAAATTATCCAGCGCCCTCTGCGCCACCTCACCGGCGATATCATTGACTTCGCGTCCTTCCGTGGGGATCTTCATCAGGGCCGCCACAGCATTCAGCTTCTCCGGGTCCTTGATCGAATAACCCTGGACTTTGCCCTTGGATACCGCCAGCAGCGTGCGGGCGATGTCACGGCCATGGTCTGAGTGCGCCGCGACTCCGCCGGCGATCGCCCTGACCATGTAACGGGCGCCGATGGTGCCGTGTGTGGCGCCGCAGATGCCGGTCTTCTCCTCGGCGTTCTTCCCTACCAGCCTGCAGGGACCCATGGCACACAGCTGGCAACAAGAACCAGCGGCGCCGATAGGACAGGCTTTCATCTCGTCGACTCGGGAAAACACAGTGCTGATTCCCGCGGCGTCGGCTTTCTGAAGCATTTCCAGCGCGGCCGGATCTATGCTCTTGGCGCGTGGCTCAGCCTTTTTCTTTTTGTCTTTTGTATCTTCTGAATCACTCATGATGCGACTTTCTCCTTGGTTTGTGCCTGAAGTCCTTCTATAGCCGTCCGAACCAGTTTGACCGCATCCGGATGACGCATTACCAGGATGTCGGTACCGGCGAGCAGCAGGGTTGTAGCGGTGATAGCCTCCCAGAGGACGCCCCGGGTCTCTACATTGCCGTACGTGGGTTCTTCTTCCTCGCTGACCCTGGATTCCTTGGCTTTCCAGGTCTCAGGCGCGAGGTTGTTGAGGATCGGCATCTGCATCTTGCCGTCGTTCTGCATGAGTGCGGCGAGCCGGTCCCTCTCCATAATAGAATAGCAATACTCCAGGCCGTAACCCAACGCGCCAGTGGTAGGATCGATGATGATCTTGTCCTCGGGAACACCCAGCTGGGTGAGCAGCACATTCAGCTGTTTTGCCAGGTTCACGTCCATCGAGGTGAAGCCGACCACCGGCTTTTTGTAGCCCATCGCCGCGGCTCCGATCAGGCGGTGGTTGGATTCTTCAACCGGGCCGATGGGGATGTTCGCGTCCGGCAGGGCCTCGGCCACCTTCTTGAGCACGTCGGCGTCTTTGTCGGGAGTGCCCGTGCCGTAGACGATGAGCGGGACGCTGATCGCTTCATAGACTTTCTTCACGGTCTCGGCAGCTGACTCAGGCGAAGCGTCACTGCCGTTGGGATCGATGCTGCGAAGCTGCAGACAGATGGCGTCGGCGCCGAACTCGTCCTGGCATTTCTTCGCCCAGGCGACCGGATCGCTCATAACATCGTCATAGACCTTGCGTACAGTCTCAGGCCAGTCAGGTTGGGCTTCGTCGTATACTTCCATGGCGATCATGGGCGCGTTCGGCATATCGCCTTCCCAAAGGTGGAAGGGGAAAGTGGTCTCGCCACCGACCTTCTTGTCCGCTCCGATGGTTACTTCGCGGATGACACCCTTACACGATTCAACAGGCGGTTCAAATGACAAGGCAATCCTCTCCTTCCTAATATATCCAGGGGACATGATTATTCGTGTCCCCTGACTAACAAGGTTTCCCAGGGGACATGATTATTCGTGTCCTCTGACTAACAAGGTTATTTGGCATATGGCAGGGGCAGACAGCGTTACCGCAGTGCAGTCCTGGGTCCGCCCAGCCCGTAAAAATTAAAGGTTCGAGGCGCAAGCCAGAAAACTCAACCTCCGGCTTGACGAACTCGGACCTTATATCAAGAACCCGTCCGGCTACCGTCCCTGGCGGTCCGGCTCCGTCCGAGCCTCAACGCGTCCGTACTTAGTTCTTTGTTTCACAAGCGTACGGTAAGGGTGAATAATAACACCGTCCGGAGGCACTCGTCAATAAGAAATGCAGATACCATGACCGGTATCTGCAACACTGCAACAATGAGCACAAACAGGCTTAATAATCACAGCAATTGGATATTTATATAACATCAGTTTTCATGGGTGGACAGCTCTGCGGTTCCTGAGCCGGAAATCCTCGATCCAGACAGGAAGAAGGAGGAAAAAAATGGGATATACACAGGTGGGACTTGAAGACAGGATCTACGAGATGTACCCGGAACTCATGCAGCATCGGATAGCGATCAAGCTCAGCTTCGATGAGGGGCGGAACGCATGGGTCGTGACCTTTGAGAAGGACGGCAAAAACAGGCACGCGTTCCTCGACAAGGGCGACGCCGACGAGTGTATGGACGGCCAGAGCTGCATCTACCTTGGGACACTGGTTGCCCAGTACATAAAGGACCTCGAGGAAGAGCTGGGGATATCATGAATTTCAACCTCAACGAAGAAGGCTACCTGGCGGATACGGACAGCTGGGATGAGGATGTCGCCAAAGCCATCGCCGGCAATGAGGGTATCGATTCCCTGACGCCGGAGATGATGGATGTCATCCGTTTCATGCGCAGCTATTATCAGAGCTACAATTCGTTCCCCATCCTCAACACGGTCTGCAAGAACGTGCACCAGCCGCAGGACTGCGTCAATGAGGAGTTCATAGATCCGCTCAAGGCGTGGAAGATCGCGGGACTGCCAGACCCTGGTGACGAAGTCGTCACATATCTTAAGCGCTAGCAGTCACGTCAGCTACCAGTACAGTAGTTATCTCCTGCGGGATCGAGTCCTGATGACATAGCCGCCTGCGCCCACAGCCAGCAATCCAGTCACCGGCGCCATCAGCATTAGACCGGTGCCGGGAAGCGAGGCTGGCAACGATGTGGCCGTCAGGACATACGCGTCTTCCTGAACGGTCGTAGTGACAGTGAAGTCTTCACATGCCGGCGTCGTTCCCTGAACTATCAGTACCGCGACCTGATGCTGGCCGGGAGCCGACGTCGCCGGCACCATGAAACTACCGCTAAAACTCGCCAGCATGGTGGCGGTATCGTAGTCAGAAGGCATGGTTCCCAGAAGCATCGCGCCGGCCATATCGGTCTCGACCCACCAGACTTCGAAATCAGGCCCCGGCATGACGATTGAAGGATCGGATTCGGGAGCATCAAATGCTCTCGAGGTTGGAGACAGCATCACCGAGCCAGACACCGAAAACGCGCTTCCCGCTGGCCCCTGGGACGGGACAACGGAAAATATGCCCCTTTCCGCTCCGCATTCCTGGACTGGCACCTGCGCAAAAGTTGTCGCCGGAACCAGGCAGAAGAAAGCCAGCGTAAAAGAGAATAAGGCAAGGGCCATCAGCCGATGATTGGGTTTTCCGGGAATCATTCGTGAAATTCGAAGATTCATGAAACGCCCTTTCTTCCGTTTTTAGATACTCGCCGGCTCCGGCGGACTAACGCACCCGATCCCAGCGCAAGCAGACCAGCCGCAGGAGCCATGAGTGTCAAACCTGTCGCAGGCAGGGAATTCGCTGTCTGCACATATGCATCCCGGCTCACTGCCTCGGTGACCTGAAAGGCCAGGCATGCCGGATCGATATATCCCTGTGGCAGGAAGCCGACGTCGTGATTTCCGGAGGCGGCGTCTGACGGGATCATGATAGTGCCACTGAAGCTGGCAATATCGTTCTGATCGATATCCGTTGGCAGCTCGGCGAGCACCTCGCCGCTGTCCATCCATACCATTGCCGTCACCGGGCCGGCGATGCCGGCGGCTGGCACAGGCGCTCCCTCCGTGGCTCCGCCACCTATATCAAGCCCATACATAACCGCGAACGAGCCGGAAACATCCACGGTGCTTCCCGCGGGGCCAGATTGCGGCGAAAGGAAGAACTCTCCCTGGATCGAATCCTGGCTGTTGCAGGTACCGATTTGCGTCTGCCGCCCGAGGGCCGGTCCTGTGATGGAAGCCAGGATTGCCAGCATCCCGGCGAAAAGCATGAGTATCATTAAACGCCGTTTCATCCTGCTCCCCTTTCCGGTTTAAAAAAGCATGGGCGGCCCTGAAGGCCGCCCATTAATTACCCTGATATTACAGAGCCTATTCCTGTATGCATAATATCCGCGCCTTTCCCGCTTTTTGCAGGAACATTCGTGATCAAGACTTATTGATTCTCATCTCGGCCGCTATCAGCGTGTTCCGCATCAGCATGGCGATGGTCATCGGACCGACTCCGCCAGGCACAGGGGTGATGGCGCGGGCTTTCTGGCTGGCCGCCTCAAAGTCCACATCACCCACGAGACCGTTATCCGTGCGGTGGATGCCCACATCGATGACGGTCGCCCCTTCCTTGACCATGTCGCCCTTGATCAGCTGGGGCACGCCGACCGCCGCTACCAGCACGTCTGCATTCCGGGTGACCGCGCCGAGGTCCTTCGTCCGTGAGTGGCAGATGGTGACCGTGCTGTTCTCGGCGAGCAGCAGCAGCGCCGCGGGCTTGCCGACGTTATTGCTCCTGCCGACCACGACCGCGTTCGCGCCTTCGAGTTCGGTGCCGCTGCGCTTGAGCAGCTCGATCACGCCCGCAGGCGTGCAGGAGACAAAACCCTGGACGCCGATGGCCAGCCTGCCCACGCTGGTCGGATGGAAACCGTCGACATCCTTGTCGGGATCGATGCTGAGGATCACCTTCTCCTCGTCGATATGGCCGGGAAGCGGCAGCTGCACCAGCAGGCCATGGACATCCTCCTGCCGGTTGAGCTGATCCACCAGGGCCAACAGGTCTTCCTCTGAAGTCTCCGCCGGAAGAACATGCTTGATCGACTTGAAGCCGATCTCCTGGCAGGCCTTCTCCTTGTTGTTCACATAAACCTGGGACGCCGGGTCCTCGCCCACCAGCACAACCGCCAGGCCGGGAGTGACGCCATACTCCGCCTCCATCTTCTTGACTTCTTCAGCGAGCTCGGCACGGATGTCGGCCGAGATCTGCTTGCCGTCGATGATCTCTGCTGCCATGAAAATTCCTTTCGATGTCATTTCTCTGCTGATACTGCTTCAGACAATGGCGAAAATCTTATCAAAAAGAGGGGTTACGCCGCCAACGGAAGGTGAATCGTCAGGTAGAGTCAGCAAGGACTGGCCTGCCACTTCGGCTGCAAAAAGGCCCGGGTCCTCGGGAAGGGTGGCGACCAGCGGCAGCTGCAGCCGTTCTATCTCAGGCTGCAGGGCGGCGGCTGATTCCGGTGTGGCGCGGTTGAGGACGAACATCTTCTCCCCCAGGTCCAGCTTCATCTCGTCGGCAAGGTCGAGCACGTTTCGCGCCGCGCCCAGGCCTCTGACGCCCGCGTCCGAAACCACCAGGAGGATATCGGTCCTGCGGGTCGTCCGCCTCGACAGATGCTCGAGCCCTGCCTCGTTGTCCATGATCACATGCCTGTAGTCGCCGGCGAGCGCATCCATATAGCGGCGGATAATGTTGTTGGCGAAGCAGTAACAGCCCGCTCCCTCAGGCCGGCCCATGGTGAGCAGGTCGAAACCTTCACCCTCCGCCAGGGCCTCCTGCATCTTGTATTCCACGAACTGGTCCTTGGTCATGCCGCCGGGGATGTCCCGGTCGCCGGCAAAGCCCTGCTCACGCGCAGAACCGACAGTGATCGGCACCTCGATGCCGAGGGTCTGTCCCATGTTTGAATTGGGATCTGCGTCGACGACCAGAACCGGCGTCTCCCCCCGGTTCACCAGGTAGCGGACCGCCAGCGAGGCGATGGTCGTCTTGCCGGTGCCGCCCTTGCCTGCGACTGCGATGGTAGTCATGGAAACCTCCGCTTAAGCAATCATGTGGATCGATCAGTCTGATTCTTAGCCTGCCAGGCAATCACAGGCTGCACAGAACCTAGTTCAGCTTCTTCAGGATCCCTTCCATCCTCGGGAACCATCTCATGTCAGTATGCGGGAAGAAGAGCGATGCCATGTACTCGTCCATAAAGTACTGGTTGTCAGAAAGTTCGATATTGGTCATGGTGCGGGCTACGTTCTCGGCTGCGCTCAGCATGTCCTTCGAGAACGAGACCAGCCGGGCACCCAGCAGGGAACCGTTGCCGACGAATGTGAAGCGCTCCGGGTCGAGTTCCGGGAACAGGCCGATGGCAGCGGCGCGGTCTACCTGAAGGTACTTGCCGAATCCACCGGCTACGTATACCTGTTCGACCGCGTCCAGATCCATGCCCACGCTGTTGAGCAGGGTTGTGATGCCGGCGAAGATGGCGCCCTTGGCCCGCATGAGATTGTCGATGTCGGGCTCGGTGATGACGATATCCTGCCCGGTCGCGGTATATTCGCTGCCCGCCAGCACGTACTCCCATAGCCCGTCAGCGTTTCGCCGCAACCACTGGCTCGCTTTTGCTTCCTTGAACTTGCCGTTCTGGCCGATGATGCCGGCTTCCAGCAGCTCGGCGATGGTATCGATTATCCCGGAGCCGCAGATGCCCAGAGGCGGTTTGCCTCCGATCGTGAGGATGTGGGGTTCGCCGCTGGAGGGATCGATCTGGACCGCCTCGATGGCTCCTCTCGTCGCCCGCATACCATGCTCTATTCCGCCTCCCTCGAAGGCCGGGCCAGCCGAACATGACGTCGCCACCAGCCATTCGCTGTTGCCGACCACGGCTTCACCGTTGGTCCCGATGTCTATATAGAGAGTAACCTTCTCTGTCTGGAAGACGCCAGAACCGACTATGCCGCTGACGATATCGCCGCCCACGTAACTGGATACGCACGGGAATGTATACAGAAAAACATGGTCGCAGACATCGATGCCCAGATGGCCGGCGCGCACAGGTGGCAGGAAAGTGGCAGCAGGAACGTAGGGGGCTATGCGGATATGTTTAGTGTTCACACCAGTGAGCAGGTGAGTCATCACCGTATTCCCGGCGGCCACCATATGCGATACCTGACAGCGGTCCACCCCACCCTTCTCAAGGACTTTCTCGATCACCGTGCTTATGGTCTGTACGACCGACTCCTGGAGCTGCTTGCGGCCGCCGGCTTTCTGGGAATAGACGATGCGGGTGATCACGTCGTCGCCGTAGCTGATCTGGCCGTTGTACTCGGAAGCCTCGGCGACGGTCGTGCCCTTCTTCAGATCCAGGAGCTGCGCGTAGACGCTGGTGGTTCCGATGTCGAGCACGATGGAATAATCCTCAGCCGTCCTGTCGCCGGGCACCACCTGGATGACCTTGGGCCCTTTCAGCCGCTCGACCAGCGTGACCGTTACCTCCCAGTCCTCGTGCCGCAGCATGAGCGGCAGATCGCGGACCACGTGAAAATCAACCGAGACATCCTCGATGCCGTGCTGGGCTTTCAGTGCCAGCTTCAACCGGTCGAGGTCGTTGATGTTGTTGGCCGCGTCCGGAGGGGCCAGCTCGAGATGATATTTTTTTACCACCGGATCGACCGCCCAGCCGGTCACCAGGCTTTCCAGATCCTGCGCGGTCAGCACCCGGCCGGGGCCCGGCCGCCGCTCGTGGGTGAGCGCCACGGCGTCGCCCATCCGCGATTCCTCGGGGATGGATACCGTAAGGTCGCCCATGACTTTCACCCTGCAGGCGAGCCGCTGCCCGGCCTTGTAATCCTCGTCGGAGAGCTTGGCGGATTTACCGCCCTCGTATTCGCCCTCAAGGATCTCGACCTTGCATTTACCGCAGGCGCCGGTACCGCCGCAGGAGGCGTTTATGTGGACGCCTTCCAGCAGCGCTACCCGCAAAAGGTTGGCTTCGTGAGGAACGCCCTCGCAGACGATATCGCCGGGCTGGAATGTGATTGTATGTGTCAGCTGTTCATTCATGGCGCTCCATTATATAAAGTTCAGCAGGTGTTATCCCCCAACTTCATGTCCCGGTAAACGATCTCGATCTTGTCGACAAGTTCATCGAGAGGCACCGGTTTCAGACAGTAGTCGTTGGCGCCATTCTCAAGGCAGGTGAGGCCGGTGTGCACCGAAGCGTGGCCGGTCAGCATGATCACAGCCAGGCTTGGATAGTCCTTTCTGAGCTCCTTGAGGCAGTCGTTGCCGTCCATGTCCGGCAGCATCAGGTCAAGGACAACTACATCCACTGGCGAACCGGCGAGGCTGGCCAGCCCGCTCCTGCAGTCTGATGCGGTCGTGACCTCGTATCCGCGCCGGGTCAGCCGCTTGGCGGTCACCTCGAGATAATCCGTCTCGTCGTCAACCAGCAACA
Proteins encoded:
- a CDS encoding AAA family ATPase, whose product is MTTIAVAGKGGTGKTTIASLAVRYLVNRGETPVLVVDADPNSNMGQTLGIEVPITVGSAREQGFAGDRDIPGGMTKDQFVEYKMQEALAEGEGFDLLTMGRPEGAGCYCFANNIIRRYMDALAGDYRHVIMDNEAGLEHLSRRTTRRTDILLVVSDAGVRGLGAARNVLDLADEMKLDLGEKMFVLNRATPESAAALQPEIERLQLPLVATLPEDPGLFAAEVAGQSLLTLPDDSPSVGGVTPLFDKIFAIV
- a CDS encoding DUF4445 domain-containing protein, translating into MNEQLTHTITFQPGDIVCEGVPHEANLLRVALLEGVHINASCGGTGACGKCKVEILEGEYEGGKSAKLSDEDYKAGQRLACRVKVMGDLTVSIPEESRMGDAVALTHERRPGPGRVLTAQDLESLVTGWAVDPVVKKYHLELAPPDAANNINDLDRLKLALKAQHGIEDVSVDFHVVRDLPLMLRHEDWEVTVTLVERLKGPKVIQVVPGDRTAEDYSIVLDIGTTSVYAQLLDLKKGTTVAEASEYNGQISYGDDVITRIVYSQKAGGRKQLQESVVQTISTVIEKVLEKGGVDRCQVSHMVAAGNTVMTHLLTGVNTKHIRIAPYVPAATFLPPVRAGHLGIDVCDHVFLYTFPCVSSYVGGDIVSGIVGSGVFQTEKVTLYIDIGTNGEAVVGNSEWLVATSCSAGPAFEGGGIEHGMRATRGAIEAVQIDPSSGEPHILTIGGKPPLGICGSGIIDTIAELLEAGIIGQNGKFKEAKASQWLRRNADGLWEYVLAGSEYTATGQDIVITEPDIDNLMRAKGAIFAGITTLLNSVGMDLDAVEQVYVAGGFGKYLQVDRAAAIGLFPELDPERFTFVGNGSLLGARLVSFSKDMLSAAENVARTMTNIELSDNQYFMDEYMASLFFPHTDMRWFPRMEGILKKLN
- a CDS encoding response regulator, producing the protein MRVLLVDDETDYLEVTAKRLTRRGYEVTTASDCRSGLASLAGSPVDVVVLDLMLPDMDGNDCLKELRKDYPSLAVIMLTGHASVHTGLTCLENGANDYCLKPVPLDELVDKIEIVYRDMKLGDNTC